The Impatiens glandulifera chromosome 8, dImpGla2.1, whole genome shotgun sequence genome includes a window with the following:
- the LOC124913217 gene encoding uncharacterized protein LOC124913217, whose protein sequence is MGEDLVKQIMNEIYVQAHDARDVYFQWAVNRHEIFYTNMLPEHPADRRYKKLVEMETEVINLTKAKSVLTALRISKMVEPHAQLLGLTEHIQHLCEKHIPGTEDSQFEILVLDMLTIKEQELTDELARLEAEPEHQEASLFSRSNPEDDGSPNPNETEHISPQQEPVINNTELGTGTPPADQHASPQIDNASVPAVTEERVKDIIEEFVNRAIFMWQKKIKETTTKSIEMIESTNKQLEAAVGRITSIEDKYGLTDLLFSDTTDRTKSLEATTKKMETDISHTNQRVGLIELHLITTDQRLNKIEGDQSQSGVQAGSILEEMATLKEKHAKTEADLKAVIEQLTELVAAKLAADKALEEANEIAAQKIQDALDEQNSASKGNGTGGCGPGRTYANDRKHCTGHSDLAK, encoded by the coding sequence ATGGGAGAAGATCTCGTCAAACAAATCATGAACGAAATTTACGTTCAGGCTCACGATGCAAGAGACGTCTACTTTCAATGGGCCGTGAACCGGCATGAAATCTTCTACACCAACATGCTACCGGAACATCCCGCTGACCGAAGATACAAAAAACTGGTCGAGATGGAAACGGAGGTCATCAACCTTACAAAGGCTAAGAGCGTCTTGACCGCTCTTCGAATAAGTaagatggtcgaaccgcatgcccAGTTACTAGGTCTCACCGAACATATTCAACACCTTTGTGAAAAACACATCCCAGGGACGGAGGATTCTCAATTCGAGATCTTGGTGCTGGATATGCTTACCATTAAAGAACAAGAACTGACTGATGAGCTTGCACGGTTGGAAGCGGAACCCGAGCACCAAGAGGCGTCGCTCTTCTCCAGATCTAATCCTGAGGATGATGGCAGTCCGAATCCGAACGAAACCGAGCATATCTCCCCTCAACAGGAACCCGTCATCAACAACACCGAACTCGGAACGGGTACACCACCCGCTGATCAACATGCATCTCCGCAAATCGACAATGCATCGGTACCGGCTGTAACGGAAGAAAGGGTCAAGGACATAATCGAAGAATTTGTCAACAGAGCCATCTTTATGTggcaaaagaagataaaagaaaccACGACTAAATCCATCGAGATGATTGAGTCTACAAATAAACAGCTGGAAGCCGCGGTTGGACGGATTACGTCCATTGAGGACAAATACGGTCTTACCGATCTTTTGTTCAGCGACACAACTGACAGAACTAAGTCATTGGAAGCCACAACTAAGAAGATGGAAACCGATATCTCTCATACCAACCAAAGGGTCGGTTTGATAGAACTACACCTCATAACAACCGATCAAAGGCTGAATAAGATTGAAGGGGATCAGTCTCAATCCGGTGTCCAGGCCGGATCCATACTCGAAGAAATGGCAACGCTTAAAGAGAAGCATGCCAAGACCGAAGCCGATCTAAAGGCGGTCATCGAACAACTGACGGAGTTGGTTGCGGCAAAGCTGGCAGCCGACAAAGCACTTGAAGAAGCGAATGAAATCGCGGCTCAAAAGATTCAAGATGCCCTGGATGAGCAAAATTCGGCTTCAAAAGGAAACGGCACAGGCGGATGCGGACCCGGCCGGACATATGCAAACGATAGAAAACATTGCACCGGCCATAGCGATTTAGCAAAATGA